The stretch of DNA gttaggtatgctcgtttgcattaaaatagttgtttttctcactgcgATAGGGGAAAaatcatccttgcccaggcacatccTCCTGGTTTTTGGGGTATAAATATTTggagttttggcaccagccgttgAACTACAAAAGTTtgtagatttgaccaatctaagtctaggagcCGAACTGATgaagcggcgaaacgtcttccaagacactTTTCATATTATGAGTAAATGCAAAGTCTACAATTAATCCGGAAGCAAAATCATGGCACACTAATTTAATTCATGTGCATATTAAAGACAGCTACAGTTGTCTACCGTTAGTCAGCAAGACAAATCTATGAGAGCAACTGACAATAAAGATTGTGAAATCCTTTGTTCATTAACTGGCATGCTCCTCAGCAAGACaaagcctcttttttttaaagagaataaTTCTGACGAAACATGTGTTTTACTCCCAGCATCGTCCGCCTATGAAAAAAGTGCGTAAGTCATTGGCCCTGGATGACTGCCAAGTGATGCCCAAATCCAAACGCAAATCTAAGAGTGAAGCCAAGTATACCCAGGTAACATTGTAGGACATTTTATTTTGACACTTTGTAAGCATATTTCATTCATTGTGTTTGTTTGTTCACAGGAAGAACCTGTGATGGTTCATATAAGCTCTTCATTTTGCAATAAAACTGGTGAAAATATTCTGGATCAGGGTTTCCTTTTGGGACCGTGTGACAGCACCATATTTCCTGGTGCGGTGCCTCCACCTCTAGTAAGTCCCACCTTTTTGATAAATGAATACGGGTGGTCTTTGGTCTACCAACCAGTTCTGCTCATACGGCAGCGTTGCAAGTTATGTTTAGTGTAAGACTTAACTTAAACCAAAGTAACACCTAAGTCACTCACATTGTCCACCGCGCACATGAAGGATATATAAAATACTCGGGCTGGGACTCACGCGATTGAACAGACATGGCGCAAAACTAAAGTCATtataaatggcaactttctggctttaagaaacacaaaaacaatcaGAAATAtaattgtggtagtcagtaacagtttaatttgagaaacaattatgtaatgggcacccctgctataAAGTTTCTTTAGCTTTTTACAAACGGGTTTGGGCGTGTATCTCAACCAGAGGGTAAAATAGAACATGTTTCGATTTCGTGTCACACCCCTATAAAATACGCTAAGGGTGCTGGGAAAAATTGTATCACATTTGatttgtgattcttatttgttaCGATTCTAAAgcaatttattatttaaaaaaatgttttttagggCATATCTGGGCTTGCTCGTATACGTCATATTTtttcagccaagaggagcttttgtattCTGTATCGAAAATGTTTTATCAtaattttataccaaataattatatattgtgagaattggtttgaattgagaattatattaatatgtatgatgcagctgagataggctccagcgaccccaaaagggacaagcggtagaaaagggatggatggattaatatgtATTTTAAATCGTATTGTCATTCTAAGAATCTAAATCAAATCGTGAGTTGTTATAAGATTCACACTGCTATAAAATACAGGAACAATaagttaaaattagggatgtcgataattgcttttttgcagatattccgatattgtccaactcttaattaccgataccgatatcaaccgataccgatatatacagtcgtggaattaacacattattatgcctaatttggacaaccaggtgtggtaaagataaggtcctttttttaaaaaaaattataaaataagataaataaattaaaaacattttcttgaataaaaaagaaagaaaaataatataaaaacggttacatacaaactagtaattaatgaaaatgagtaaaatgaactgttaaaggttagtactattagtggaccagcagcacgcacaatcatgtgtgcttacggactgtatcccttgcagactgtattgatatataatatcataatcatataatatataacaatttcccttgtggatcattaaagtttgtctaagtctaatgtaggaaccagaatattaataacagaaagaaacaacacttttgtgtgaatgagtgtaaatgggggagggagtttttttgggttggtgcactaattgtaagtgtatcttgtgttttttatgttgatttgataaaaaataaaaataaaacgataccgataataaaaaaaaacataccgataatttccgatattacattttaaagcatttatcggcagatgttatcggacatctctagttaaaatacaaaaacataatgaagctgtaataaaaaaaacatatttatctcTAAATGGCTTTCAAGGGACGCCGAGACTAATGGGTATGTCTCAATAATGAGACCACTGCGCTGCTTAATTATCAGTGTCTATTTCATAGTAGAAAAATCAACTTGATCCTTAATGATAGTAGcctgtatttaatgtattttttatttattcaccaACTATTTTTCATGACTTTCCCTTATCCTTTTGTGCTTTTTCTTCCCCTCGTCAGATGTCCAAAGAATGGGAGACACTTGTGTGCGGACAAACTAAAGATCAGCTCATCATGACGGAGAAAGCGAGGCGCTACCTTCGCTCCCTGAAGTCCAACGCTCCAAACAGAGCGCTGGTGTTGTCTTAGATCACTCGCACTCCCGTATGAGCTcgtcacacaaacacaacagataGTTGTGTTGTTTGCCCTTGTGACGAACAGccttgtaaatgtgtgtgtgaacacATCACGAGTCGCCACCTTGTGCAAAGTGGAGCCTCAACTTCAGCAAGGACAAGATATAAACGCTTTTTTGATTGTGTCTCATTCCAAAGGCATCTCTAAAGTATGAAAACAAGGTATTGATATTGCATTGGTTGTATCGACAGCCAAGCATCTTTACAAGGCAatacaaaacacttcaaattctCAAACAAGACTTGCATTGATGAGACAGATTTTACATTGCATATTGCATTTGTAATTTTATAATGTGCAAAGTATATATTGTACATCGTCTACCCGATGTCCACAACTGTGTTTTTTTGCATGTGGTGTAAATTCAAACATATTTAGCATTGAGAGGTTAATTTAAAAAGTGTTACATGAACATTGCTTTGGAAAATATCCAGTCCAGCAATTAACTTAAGTGACTGAAAATTTATCAAAACACTTGAATGTGGTTCTGAAGCACGGAATGATTGACAGCAGGGATACACAAGCTTGATTGTGTCATGTAcagtttgtaaatatttattgtttttttttctttcactttaaaatgtagtCACAATTTAGGCCTTATAAGATATGCCCAGCATTGGAAACATTTTTAAACAGTTTATAAGACTTctgtaaatatccatccattttctaccgcttgtttgtGGGGTcgtgtggggtgctggagcctatcccagttgcacacgggcggaaggcggggtgaaaACGCTCAAATGAGCAAAATCAATTTACCAGGTAAGTAGGGTCAATAACGCGCTGATGTGATTTGTTCAGTGTTTGTTGCGTTGTAGAGTGTCTAACGTcttttaataaaacattacatCTGTCAAAGACTTGATagtatttttttacagtgaaacgTCACAAATGCAAAAACGTGCCATTATTGTGAAAAGGCAAGCCGGATGTGACATCTACAcacgggcggaagacggggtgaAAACGTTCAAATGAGCAAAATCAAACATCAATTTACCAGGTAAGTAGGGTCAATAACTTTTATGAAGAAGGCTTTTCTTTCCGTGCTGATGTGATTTGGTCAGTGTTTGTTGCATTGTAGTGTGTttaatacggagcccctaaaccTAAAGggacacgggggggggggggttttaatttttttttagacgtgTATCTCGTGCTCACCAGAAACTATCTCATGCCCaccagaaactttttataaaattataaaaaaaacattttttttaaataattttataaaaagaaactatttcgtgcacacgagatacatgtctaaaaagaaaaattataaaccttttttttaaaaataattttataaaaagtttctcatgcgcacgaaaaacgttctcgtgcgcacaagatacatgtctaaaaaaaaaaaaattattaaaaaaaaaattcccccatgtccctttaggggctccgtagtttaaaattttattgtatttttatttttttagacatgtatctatcCCGTGCgcccgagaaactttttataaaattattataaaaaaaaaaggtttttaatttttttattttttttaagacatgtatcttgtgcgcacgagagtttctttttataaaattataaaaaacataaaacaacttttttccccccatgtccctttaggggctccgtaataaaccttttttttaatttttataattttataaaaagtttctcgtgcgcacgagaaacttttctaaaaaaattattaaaaaaaaaaattcccccttgtccctttaggggctccgtagttaacgtcttttaataaaatattattatttacatctgTCAAAGACTTGATAGTATTTTTTTAGCAGTGAAAcgtcacaaactcaaaaaacgtGCCATTATTGTGAAAAGGCAAGCCGGATGTTACAtctgcacacgggcggaaagcGAGGTGAAAACGTTCAAATGAGCAAAATCAAACATCAATTAACCAGGTAAGTAGGGTCAATAACTTGTATGAATAAGGCTTTTCTTTCCGCGCTGGTTTGAATTGGTCAGTGTTTGTTACGTTGTAGTGTGTTTAACGtctttttaataaaatattattattacatctgtCAAAAGACTTGATAGTATTTGTTTTTTCAGTGGAAACGTCACAAACACAAAAGCGTGCCATTATTGTGAAAAGCCAAGCCGGATGTTACATCTGCCGACACGTCAGGCTTGTCTGCGCCGGAAGTCCTCGTCCGTTTCGGTGACGCTGCATAAGACTGAAACATGGAACGGTGCAGTAAGTGAACGAAGCTGTCATTTTCCGCTATACAGCTAGGAATGGTTGTCATATATGAGCCACGTCAGCTGTATGGTATCATGTATTTAACATGGCGGCGTCTTGTTCGAATGTATGGGAAAGTATTGTCTGCTGGCTTCCTGCTTCATGTACCGCtgtcgttagctagctagctagcacacAGTAGCCATGAAACGGGAGTGAATGAAAACCgtctaaaattagaaaaaaagCCTCACATAGCCACCGTCCATGTGTTCATTAAAACTCAGAaaatgatttgtatttatttccctATGTCCACCACCCAGGGCTGCTCGGACTGGTCCTTCTTAGCCTGGCTTTGAGTGGAGCCCAGGCTGTCACACCAACACACTACCTCTCCCTCTCTGATGTTGCCCGGCTTCAGAACCTTCTTAGTCAGCCCTTCAAAGACTTGGAGTCAGCCTATTATTCTGTTCTTGGCCTCACCAAACTTGGAGCCAACGTGCCTGATCACAAGGCATGTAAAACATCATAAAGTTGTGTTCCCTTTGTGTACATTGTTGACCATTTTATATTTGTTGTATATAGGAAGTATGCCAGTTCCTGAAATCCCAGCTTGACGCTTCTAGTGTTGACTCGCTCTTCTTTGCAGCGGAGACCAGTCAAGCCATATCTGGGTGTGAGGTATGCAACTAATACATTTTCCTGATCTTTTAAAATATCTGTGCTATACACAGAAAGTAGGGatgtcggcagcccgatattatcggccgataaatgctttaaaatgtagtatcggtttcataattatcggtatcggtttttaaaagtAAAGTGAcgtttttaaacgccgctgtgtacacggacgtagggagaggtacagagagaCAATAAACCTTTTAAGGCACTTCCTTTATGTGCATGccatcccagtcacataatatctacctcagtggttcttaacctgggttcgatcgaaccctaagggttcggcggaggtcaagacacacccgactcatcgtgtaaataaaaactcctacctatcggcgtattatggatacggcaacagcagaagtcagactgatttgcaggtatgtaatttgttgtgagtttatgcactgttggttttgttgtttgaacaaggtgatgttcatgcatggttcattttgtgcaccagttaaaaaaacatggtaacactttagtatggggaacatattcacaattaattagttgcttattaacatgcaaattagtaaaatattggctcttaactagtcataattaacttattaatgccttattcggcatggccttattataaccctaaccctaaccttaaccaaataactctaaatgaagtctttgttacttagaatatgttccccatactaaagttttaccaaaaacacaactttgtcttgaatttgaaaaaacatttttttttaaatttttcgctAAAGAAGGGTTCGCTGAATGCGTATATGAAACTTGTGGggctcggtacctccaacaaggttaagaaccactgatctaccgGCTTTACTCATTACGAAttgatgcaagacatacttgctcaacagccatacaggtcacactgagggtgtctgtataaacaactttaacactgttacaaatatgcgccacactgtgaacccacaccaaacaagaatgacaaacaaatttcgggagaacatccgcaccataacacaacataaacacaacagaacaaatacccagaatcccttgtagtactaactcttccgggacgctacaatataaacccccccgCTCTTTAAAGACTTtctgttagagatgtccgataatggcttttttaccgatattccaatattgtccaactcttaattaccgatacgatatatacagtcgtggaattaacacattattatgcctaattttgttgtgatgccccgctggatgcattaaacaatgtaacaaggttttccaaaataaatcaactcaagttatggaaaaaaatgccaacatggcactgccatatttattattgaagtcacaaagtgcattattttttttaacatgcctcaaaacagcagctttgaatttgggacatgctctccctgagagaacatgaggaggttgaggtaagTGGGGTTggaggggggggtgtatattgtagcttcccggaagagttagtgctgcaaggggttctgggtatttgttctgttgttgtgttatggtgcggatgttctcccgaaatgtgtttgtcattcttgtttggtgtgggttcacagtgtggcgcatatttgtaacagtgttaaagttgtttatatggctaccctcagtgtgacctgtatggctgttgaccaagtatgcatgcattcacttgtgtgtgaaaagccgtagatattatgtgtttggaccggcacgcaaaggcagtgcctttaaggtttattggcgctctgtacttctccctacgtccgtctatacagcggcgttttaaaaagtcatacattctactttttgaaaccgataccgataatttccgatattacattttaaagtatttatcggccgataatatcggcagtccgatattatcggacatccctaataatatatttattgtctccgaggagaaatttgtcttgggcatcaAGACacgttttacatacatacatacatacatacagttcatccgACAATACAGTGACAACAGTGCACATTCCactccggcattttgagttagggttgcgtgtattttcaatgtacgttcagggttaagaaggggttaaaaacaaaacaaattgtgcgcgcagcagcattggtgaaggaggggcagagacagagagcgagagagttatgataaacgcgcatgcgtcgccaggctctgctttttatccatagatttatcagattttattttttattatctatagcaggggtgtcaaaagtgtgccccggaagccatttgcggcccacagctaatgttttaaaggctcacggcacattctaaaaatactattaaaataaacaaaaacataccaaaagtgaaataaagtgaaatgtaatttagaaaaagttgcaatgttgactaataaaacaaagttttgttttttttccttcaaactgtcattgctctaaacataatattgaatcaaaatcaatgttattatgaattattgacctatccaaggttccgattacttcacatcaaatattccactaagaaaaatatttttggtggaagattttgcaaatttggtaaataaataacccaaaaatgtatattttgttgttttcttactgtaccgaaaatgaacagaaccgtgacctctaaaccgaggtacgtaccgaaccgaaatttttgtgtaccgttacacccctacatttTTCCAAAGGCAACAATAATAaaagaagctttcagcacatacctaatgttgacatctatggttatgttttgataaaaatggggaaaaacacgctactcATAAAGGCCgcatgcaacagcaacaaacatggctgtggacgcaaagttaaatcatgaaatacaaccttacccgagcaaaagcgatgcatatttatccaggagagtcttgataccaatttccttgacccagtcacacaaaaaagttgtagacctccatgctttcccaagttttcatctgttttgttgtgtagaatagagtctggagcacaatagttcgatatgtctgggaacgcgacagacatataatccttgatatcactcgacaaatcttttttttttaataaagtatggaatcattgcatagttagattgtTTTGCACGTATCTGCTTTTTActggaagatttaagcctctttaaGTACTCTTGTACTTTATCTGGAGCGCAGATGTGCAACATTtcaagtgatgttttgaaaaagtgcTTTAGGTTAACCTGACAGACTTgaaggttttttttacattaccggTATGTAACTTTACTGTTTAGATTCCTGTGTCCAATGAAACGCGTGACATCCTCCTGGCCGCCGTCAGTGAAGACTCCAGCATGACTCAGATCCACCGGGCTGTGAGCGCGCTGAGCTCTCTGGGTCTTCCTCTGACCTCTCAGGAGGTCGTAGGTGCTCTTACAGCTCGCATCAATAAGGAGGACAATGTCATTGCGTAAGTTGGGTTGGGAGAGAGTTTATGTATGAGTTCAAATCATTTCAGTGTTTACACTTGCGTTACCTTTTGGACAGCATTACCTCAGCTCTGCAAACAGCCACCCGTCTTTCCCAACAGGCGGAGCTTGGAGGAATACTTGAGGAAATTGAGGTGAACGCTTTAATTTCCACCAGGTGGTGCTGTGGCACTTACCTTTGTTAATATTCTCTTCTGAAGCCATTGTTTGCTTTTTGCACCCCCAGGATCTGACGGCACGTTTAGATGATGTCGGTGGTATCTACCTCCAATTTGAGGAGGGACTTGAGGCCACTGCCATGTTTGTGACTGCTGCTTACGCCTTGTCGGATCATGTCGATATGGAGCCCCCTCTCAAAGAAGTATGTTTACTACTCTTAGTGTAGTTGTATCATTTAGTCTGTTACTAAACTGCATGGATGGTCTTCCCCCAGGACCAAGTCATTCAGCTGGTGAACTCAATCTTCAGCAAGAAATCCTGGGACTCTCTGGCCGAGGCCTTCAGTGTGGCAAATGCTGCCGCTACTCTCTCAAACAACCGCTTCCATGTTCCAGTTGTTGTTGTCACTCAAGGCCCGGCGACAGTGTCGCACAGCCAGCCAACCCTGCAGGTAAGAATACTAGAAGTCACCTCAGAAAGACTATTTTTAAAATTTGCTTGAGGATGAAATCCTGCCACAAGGTATCGCGTGGCGCCACAGAATTCTGTGGTTGCCATTTCGTTTCTTAACTATTTTATCTCATTAACACTCGATCTCTACCTCTGGTTCACAGCTCCTTGTTACTGACGTCATGTCTCAATCTCTGGCTTCAGCCGTCGTGCAGGTGGAATCTGTGTTTGCAGTGGCCCCCAAGACCATTGTACTTGGCCAAGTACCATTCACACTCAATGAGTATGTGTCATAGGAAAAATATAGTCTTTGTTTCCAGGTCCAGGGTCGGCAacttgcggctctttagcgccatcctagtggctctctggagctttttcaaaaatgtatgaaaatgggaaGAGTTggggaaaatacatatttttggttttaatatggtttctgtaggaggacaaacatgacataaacattgttaatgttttccaatgctgtaaagttaagttagttaagttaaagttaaagtaccaatgattgtcacacacacactaggtgtggtgaaatgtatcctctgcatttgacccatccccttattcaccccctgggaggtgaggggagcagtgggcagcagcggtgccgcgcccgggaataatttttggtgatttaacccccaattccaacccttgatgctgagtgccaagcagggaggtaatgggtcccatttttatagtctttggtatgactccgccggggtttgaactcacaacctaccgatctcagggcggacactctaaccactaggccactgcagaatcaatattaaatgtaatatgtatttaatattaaacaaacattaatattatttatattaacattaatataaatattaaatgaaaTACATTAAATCCAAATACCGCGCCCGCCTTGTTAACAGGCGTGCAATACAGAGCCTCGGTTTGCCTGGTGAGCTGTGGCGCCCCGAGAACAGACATTCCTCCTCTGCGGTGCCCAGGAAGTCGTTGACCGTCCGGTACACTATGTCAGCCTGCACTGTGAGCACTGAAGGCAGAAGCAGTTTGGCAGCGGTATCTTCGTCAGAGGCTTCTACGCACCTGCTCGTTAAGCTGTAGCGGGATGCTTTGGGTGATGAATCGGGCGGGTTCGCCCCAGCTGTCGTTGTCCGCAGCGGGTCTTCGGTCGCACCATGTACTGCCAGCTGTTTGTAGGCGAAGGAAAGCGCGGGAAACCTTGCGGGTGGGACGCAATAGCGCATTCGTGTCTGTAACAGCCGCTTTGTTTGGTATAGATATTTTAGTATCTTTTCGCACATTATTAGTAAGCGCACGTCGCAGGAGAACCAGCCTTCAGAGGAGGTGGGCCGTACCGCCTCAACGTGTGGTCTTAATTACAAGGCTTTTTAAGGCTTTTAAtcgtttgcggctccagacagatatttttatttttaattttttggtccaatatggatctttaaacattttgggttgccaacccctgtgcTAGGTTGAAGCAATTGGGGTGTGGGGGTCACAATCTCGAGCAGCTGCTTTACAATCCCTCCTCTGTTGTAACACTTTCATAATAGAAAACACTTTAAAAGACAACATATCAGTCCACAAAGTCAAAATAAAGACATGTCATCCAATCAATGTAATCGCTTTGAGCAATATAGAGCAGACAGGAAAATGTGTCAACCTGAGATGGGCAGTGTTCAGTTCCAACACTGTTTTTTGTAGTTCTCACTTCCAGCAATCCCACATTTGCAAGGTGCATTCATGAATACGGGAATTCCGAACTTTAACATGTACAACACTAGCAGGCTATTGCTGTATCCCTAAATGACTGCTCTAACGCTGCAGAAAAAAATTACATCCGGCCAGGTCTTATACTTGACGTATttgtattgttaattttttttaaccattttttaatgcaaacatgacatggtacatttgtttttcttgCTTTTCAGCGGCGTCTTCGAACTGAACTTCATGTCCCAGCAGCCAGCCAGCGGATATTACCAGTTTACTGTTTCCGTGACTGGAGATAGCCGATTGATCGCCAATCATGTTGAGGTGAGTGTCTATTTAACGTTTATACAAGACATCCAACCATTATTGCGGCCCAAATCCAAGCCCGTTTTCTGTCTGTGGAATTTCACTAATGTTGATATAACCAGTCAGACCTGCAGCTTCAAGTTTTTGCAGTTCAAATGATGAAACACTGGTACCATCCAGCTGCCTGAAGCGGAATGTCCATTTATTGTGTAGAAGATCCAAAAAAAGTTGAAtagttacaaaaaaaatgtcatcattGTTATTCACTTTCCCTTTGATCTTCTTGATAAAATGGACCTTCTGTGCACTGTTGTATTTGATTCAACTTTGCCAAAGCAGTACAGCGATTGTCAGTTTCCACATTTAAAAAAGATTGATCTGAATCTTCTTGACTTTATTTGTGATTGGAGTACTTAAATTCCAGCTGATATAAAAATTAAATGTCTGTATGtcatacagtatgtaatgtattTTCATGCAAACCGGTAATGCTACACAACCTGACAGATTAAGTTACCAGTTTAATTTTGCCTCAATTTTCACTTgaagcgtgagtgaagaatgctCTACCGACCTGATAAGTCAGAAAGAGAAAGATATCATACAATATTATCTGCACACAGATGGTACCTGgtagggttgtgaatctttgggcaccacatgatttgaTTCAATGTTTGGGgataacgatttgattcagaatcaaatctcaattcaaaacgattctcaattCCAAATCAATACCTTTAATACCATTGGGTGCCAGCTCTATGATTAACGACATTCCCAATAgagtagataaacagctctgatacatttatatatcacttaaaagaaaactggatttgtttaataaaattatcCCCTAACATTTAATAGTCAAATACAattggcaacaagagaagtatccaacacttcaaaGTTCCTTTATAAAGTAAATCTGGGGCATCTACATCATTTGCCTGAATCAATTaacaatcgttacaaataagaatcgcaattcattTGAAATACTTTTTCTGACACCCCTACTACCTGGTTGTTGTTttagcacactgcagctagcccTGGGTcatcccactccttaatgcttttgTCACACGCAAAATTCTCACAGGAATGTGGCAAAATTACAATGGTCCCTACTGAGATAATGTCAAC from Entelurus aequoreus isolate RoL-2023_Sb linkage group LG01, RoL_Eaeq_v1.1, whole genome shotgun sequence encodes:
- the rpn2 gene encoding dolichyl-diphosphooligosaccharide--protein glycosyltransferase subunit 2 isoform X1, which codes for MERCRLLGLVLLSLALSGAQAVTPTHYLSLSDVARLQNLLSQPFKDLESAYYSVLGLTKLGANVPDHKALCQFLKSQLDASSVDSLFFAAETSQAISGCEIPVSNETRDILLAAVSEDSSMTQIHRAVSALSSLGLPLTSQEVVGALTARINKEDNVIAITSALQTATRLSQQAELGGILEEIEDLTARLDDVGGIYLQFEEGLEATAMFVTAAYALSDHVDMEPPLKEDQVIQLVNSIFSKKSWDSLAEAFSVANAAATLSNNRFHVPVVVVTQGPATVSHSQPTLQLLVTDVMSQSLASAVVQVESVFAVAPKTIVLGQVPFTLNDGVFELNFMSQQPASGYYQFTVSVTGDSRLIANHVELKVKVSTEVSITNMDLSVVDKDQSIGTKTTRVNYPSKAKSSFTADSHQNFAMSFQLADANTGVELTPHQTFVRLHNQKTGQEVVFVAEPDKSVYKFEIDTTKLKSEFDSMSGTYSLYLIVGDATLENPILWNVADVVLKFVEEEAPAIIQSKTLYVPKPEIQHLFREPEKKPPTVVSNAFTALVLSPLLLLLILWIKLGANISNLSFSPSTMVFHLGHAAMLGLMYVYWTHLNMFQTLKYLAIIGTLTFLAGNRMLAQKAVKRIAAEQSSRLAKYRSLR
- the rpn2 gene encoding dolichyl-diphosphooligosaccharide--protein glycosyltransferase subunit 2 isoform X2; the protein is MERCRLLGLVLLSLALSGAQAVTPTHYLSLSDVARLQNLLSQPFKDLESAYYSVLGLTKLGANVPDHKALCQFLKSQLDASSVDSLFFAAETSQAISGCEIPVSNETRDILLAAVSEDSSMTQIHRAVSALSSLGLPLTSQEVVGALTARINKEDNVIAITSALQTATRLSQQAELGGILEEIEDLTARLDDVGGIYLQFEEGLEATAMFVTAAYALSDHVDMEPPLKEDQVIQLVNSIFSKKSWDSLAEAFSVANAAATLSNNRFHVPVVVVTQGPATVSHSQPTLQLLVTDVMSQSLASAVVQVESVFAVAPKTIVLGQVPFTLNDGVFELNFMSQQPASGYYQFTVSVTGDSRLIANHVELKVKVSTEVSITNMDLSVVDKDQSIGTKTTRVNYPSKAKSSFTADSHQNFAMSFQLADANTGVELTPHQTFVRLHNQKTGQEVVFVAEPDKSVYKFEIDTTKLKSEFDSMSGTYSLYLIVGDATLENPILWNVADVVLKFVEEEAPAIIQSKTLYVPKPEIQHLFREPEKKPPTVVSNAFTALVLSPLLLLLILWIKLGANISNLSFSPSTMVFHLGHAAMLGLMYVYWTHLNMFQTLKYLAIIGTLTFLAGNRMLAQKAVKRTEKK